In Acidobacteriota bacterium, the following proteins share a genomic window:
- a CDS encoding amicyanin yields MKRPCWTFRTARVITVAFLLLGAATRVRPALGETSNPHSIVVKIDNFSFGSGTLTVSAGTTIIWINRDDVPHTVVSTDKVFSSSVLDTDDKFSFTFTKPGTYPYYCSVHPKMTGKVVVE; encoded by the coding sequence ATGAAAAGGCCGTGTTGGACTTTCAGAACGGCGAGGGTGATAACAGTCGCTTTTCTTCTTCTGGGTGCCGCGACCCGGGTGAGGCCCGCTTTGGGTGAGACGAGCAATCCACATAGTATCGTGGTGAAAATTGATAACTTTAGTTTCGGCTCGGGGACGTTGACGGTCTCCGCCGGAACCACGATCATATGGATTAACAGAGACGATGTGCCGCACACCGTAGTCAGCACAGACAAGGTGTTTTCTTCATCTGTGCTCGATACCGACGATAAGTTCTCTTTCACTTTCACTAAGCCTGGCACATATCCTTACTATTGCTCAGTCCACCCCAAGATGACAGGTAAGGTGGTGGTTGAGTGA